One candidate division KSB1 bacterium DNA segment encodes these proteins:
- a CDS encoding CTP synthase, which translates to MAQNGTGAKKRAKTKIIFVTGGVVSSLGKGITAASIGRLLKARGLRVTMLKLDPYINVDAGTMNPYQHGEVFVTEDGAETDLDLGHYERFIDEDMGRANNATTGQIYQKVISKERRGDFLGATVQVIPHITGEIISRIEAIYNGTEYYDVLIVEVGGTVGDIESLPFLEAIRQLARARGPQSCLFLHVTLVPFLSVAGEVKTKPTQHSVKELREIGIQPDLLLCRSEKPLGAKLREKIALFCNVGKDDVFEVLDVETVYELPLKLERENLGKRIVQLLGMKQREPELKEWSTLVDRIKRPARTVRIGIAGKYIEVRDSYKSITEAFVHAGAHHNARVELKWIEAEDFERQSAAEILSDCSGVLVPGGFGERGCDGKQAAIQYARVNGVPFFGLCLGLQAATIEFVRNVCGVKKANSREFAPDTKFAVIDFMPEQRGIRHKGATMRLGSYPCFLTRGSRAHKAFGTDAITERHRHRFEVNNQFREQLEQAGLKVTGVWPEGDLVEIVELEDHPWFLAVQFHPELKSRLTRPHPLFRDFVRACLDHADRAGSRTSKASLESVSSS; encoded by the coding sequence ATGGCACAAAACGGCACCGGCGCTAAGAAGCGCGCGAAGACGAAAATTATCTTTGTCACGGGTGGTGTCGTCTCGTCGCTGGGCAAGGGGATTACGGCGGCCTCCATCGGCCGGTTGCTGAAAGCGCGCGGGCTGCGCGTCACGATGCTCAAGCTCGATCCGTACATCAATGTCGATGCGGGGACGATGAATCCGTATCAGCACGGCGAGGTGTTTGTCACGGAAGACGGCGCGGAGACGGATCTCGACCTCGGTCACTATGAGCGCTTTATCGATGAGGACATGGGTCGCGCGAACAACGCGACGACGGGGCAGATCTATCAGAAGGTGATCTCGAAGGAGCGGCGCGGCGATTTTCTCGGCGCGACGGTGCAGGTGATTCCGCATATCACGGGCGAGATCATCAGTCGCATCGAGGCGATTTACAACGGCACCGAGTATTACGACGTGTTGATTGTAGAAGTTGGCGGCACGGTGGGCGATATCGAAAGTCTGCCGTTTCTCGAGGCGATCCGTCAATTGGCGCGCGCCCGCGGTCCGCAAAGTTGCCTGTTCCTTCATGTGACGCTGGTGCCGTTTCTGAGCGTAGCCGGCGAAGTAAAGACCAAACCGACGCAGCACAGCGTGAAGGAGTTGCGCGAGATCGGGATTCAGCCGGATTTGCTGCTCTGTCGTTCGGAAAAGCCGCTCGGAGCGAAACTGCGCGAGAAGATCGCGCTGTTCTGCAATGTCGGCAAGGACGATGTCTTTGAAGTGCTCGACGTGGAAACGGTGTACGAGTTACCGCTCAAACTGGAGCGCGAAAACCTCGGCAAGCGCATCGTTCAGTTGTTGGGGATGAAGCAGCGCGAGCCGGAGTTAAAGGAGTGGTCCACGCTGGTGGATCGCATCAAGCGACCCGCCAGGACGGTGCGGATCGGCATTGCCGGGAAGTACATTGAGGTTCGCGATTCGTACAAATCGATCACGGAAGCGTTTGTCCACGCCGGCGCTCACCACAACGCCCGGGTTGAGCTCAAGTGGATTGAAGCCGAGGATTTTGAGCGGCAATCGGCGGCGGAGATTCTCTCGGATTGTTCGGGCGTGCTGGTGCCGGGCGGTTTCGGCGAGCGCGGCTGCGATGGCAAACAGGCGGCGATTCAGTATGCTCGCGTAAACGGCGTGCCGTTTTTCGGACTCTGTTTGGGCTTGCAGGCCGCCACGATTGAATTCGTGCGCAATGTTTGCGGGGTGAAGAAGGCGAACTCGCGCGAGTTCGCACCCGACACGAAATTCGCGGTGATTGATTTCATGCCTGAGCAGCGCGGGATCCGGCACAAGGGCGCGACGATGCGGTTGGGCAGCTATCCGTGCTTTTTGACCCGCGGCTCGCGGGCGCACAAGGCCTTTGGCACGGACGCGATTACCGAGCGGCATCGCCACCGGTTCGAAGTGAACAACCAGTTCCGCGAACAACTTGAGCAGGCCGGGCTGAAAGTAACCGGTGTGTGGCCGGAAGGCGACTTGGTCGAGATTGTGGAACTCGAAGACCACCCGTGGTTCCTCGCCGTGCAATTCCATCCCGAGCTAAAGAGCCGGCTGACGCGCCCGCATCCGCTCTTCCGCGATTTTGTACGCGCGTGTTTGGATCATGCCGATCGCGCCGGGTCGCGGACCTCCAAAGCCTCGCTGGAATCGGTCAGTTCTTCGTGA
- the kdsB gene encoding 3-deoxy-manno-octulosonate cytidylyltransferase: MKVLVVIPARYASVRFPGKPLALIAGKPMVQHVYEKCSAASGIHAVTVATEDERIAAACQRFGGPVEITSSHHRSGTDRVAEVAARHPEYEIVLNVQGDEPAMESDTVSAVAAAFKDREVEIASAITPLIEAPEVLSPHVVKAVLDRRGDALYFSRAPIPFDRGGSPDSAPAYWRHLGIYGFRRATLLELTALPPSDLERAESLEQLRWLQAGYRIRCMQVNSRSRGVDTPADLAAVLSGHLV, encoded by the coding sequence GTGAAGGTCCTGGTGGTGATCCCGGCGCGTTATGCGTCGGTTCGATTTCCGGGTAAGCCCCTGGCGCTGATTGCGGGGAAGCCGATGGTGCAGCATGTGTACGAGAAGTGCTCGGCCGCGTCGGGCATTCATGCCGTGACCGTCGCGACGGAAGATGAACGAATTGCGGCGGCCTGTCAGCGTTTTGGCGGCCCGGTCGAGATTACGTCTTCGCATCATCGATCCGGCACGGATCGCGTGGCCGAAGTGGCCGCGCGCCATCCGGAATACGAAATTGTGTTGAACGTGCAGGGCGACGAGCCCGCGATGGAGTCGGACACGGTCAGCGCGGTAGCCGCGGCGTTCAAGGATCGCGAGGTAGAAATCGCCTCGGCCATCACTCCGCTGATTGAAGCGCCGGAGGTGCTGAGTCCGCACGTTGTCAAAGCGGTGTTGGATCGACGGGGCGACGCGCTCTACTTCAGCCGTGCCCCGATTCCGTTCGACCGCGGCGGCAGCCCCGACTCCGCGCCTGCTTACTGGCGGCATCTTGGCATCTACGGTTTTCGTCGCGCGACGCTGTTGGAACTGACGGCGCTCCCTCCGTCGGATCTTGAGCGGGCGGAATCTCTCGAACAATTACGGTGGCTTCAGGCAGGTTATCGGATTCGCTGCATGCAGGTGAACAGCCGTTCGCGCGGCGTGGACACTCCGGCGGATCTTGCGGCAGTGCTGTCGGGTCACCTCGTTTAA
- the gatC gene encoding Asp-tRNA(Asn)/Glu-tRNA(Gln) amidotransferase subunit GatC, producing MPVDKAAILRTASLARLRMSEAELDSMYETLNKVFQHIDKLNEISVDGVEPLHHVLDLRNVLDRDVPHSCVSREDALHGAPDRTEDYFRLPRVVN from the coding sequence ATGCCTGTTGACAAAGCCGCGATACTTCGCACCGCCTCGCTTGCGCGTTTGCGCATGAGTGAGGCCGAGCTCGACTCGATGTACGAGACCTTAAACAAGGTTTTTCAACACATTGACAAGTTGAACGAGATTTCGGTGGACGGGGTGGAGCCGCTGCATCATGTGCTGGACCTGCGGAACGTCCTGGACCGGGACGTGCCTCACTCGTGCGTGTCCCGGGAGGACGCGCTGCACGGTGCCCCGGATCGAACGGAGGACTACTTCCGGCTGCCGCGAGTGGTGAACTGA
- a CDS encoding ABC transporter ATP-binding protein, with amino-acid sequence MSSPDDTNREEEILGKAYDARLAKRLWGYAGAEKRKIGLAVLALVGGAGAELAGPLLTRMAIDKYIAAGDWNGLILIVVAFIAIATGAAVLRWSETYLTGWAGQMIVYRLRMEVFDKLQRLSLPYFDRNPVGRLLSRVTSDIQALYELFSSGLVAILGDIVTLLGIMIVMFAINWRLALLTLSVIPILLLVTFTFRKKVRELYRLTRLQVARLSSYLHENLVGMRIVQLFGRERRNFDTFDGIGTELKQTYIRTIFQYAVFFPLVEVVSALAVALIIFGGGNLMMSGAVTLGTLVAFIQYVERFYRPVRDLAEKYNILQGAMAASERVFGVIDHPIEIAPAAHPRIAAVPASRDGREPQRAGVAIEFDKVWFAYRGEEWVLKDVSFRVAPGESIAIVGATGAGKTTVISLLSRYYDIQRGQILIDGVDIREFDLTALRRTMGIVLQDVFVFAGTIADNISYGVPGVSRERLERATELVHADRFIKRLTGGYDEPVVERGATLSTGERQLLAFARALICEPRLLILDEATASIDTETERLIQDAIDKLLVGRTSLIIAHRLSTIQRCDRILVFHHGRLREHGNQAELLAQRGIYYRLYQLQYGLKSTESGLATA; translated from the coding sequence ATGAGCAGCCCTGACGACACCAACCGCGAAGAAGAGATTCTCGGCAAGGCCTACGACGCGCGCCTGGCGAAGCGGCTGTGGGGGTATGCCGGCGCGGAAAAGCGAAAGATCGGCCTCGCGGTGCTTGCGCTGGTGGGGGGAGCCGGAGCGGAACTCGCCGGTCCGTTGTTGACCCGCATGGCCATCGACAAGTATATCGCGGCGGGCGATTGGAATGGCTTGATCTTGATTGTCGTCGCGTTCATTGCGATCGCGACCGGCGCCGCCGTGCTGCGCTGGTCGGAGACTTACCTGACGGGTTGGGCGGGGCAGATGATCGTGTACCGCTTGCGGATGGAGGTCTTCGACAAGTTGCAGCGCCTCTCGCTGCCCTACTTCGACCGCAATCCGGTCGGTCGGCTGCTGTCCCGCGTGACCTCGGATATTCAGGCGTTGTATGAGCTGTTCAGCTCGGGCCTGGTCGCGATTCTGGGCGACATCGTAACGCTGCTCGGTATCATGATCGTGATGTTCGCGATCAACTGGCGGCTTGCGCTGTTGACGCTTTCGGTCATTCCGATTCTGTTGCTGGTCACGTTCACGTTTCGGAAAAAGGTGCGCGAACTGTATCGCCTGACGCGCTTGCAGGTCGCGCGGTTGAGCAGCTACTTGCACGAGAATCTGGTCGGGATGCGGATTGTGCAGCTGTTCGGCCGGGAGCGGCGCAATTTTGATACGTTCGACGGCATCGGCACGGAGCTGAAGCAGACCTATATCCGCACGATCTTTCAGTATGCCGTGTTCTTTCCGCTGGTGGAAGTCGTCTCGGCGCTCGCCGTGGCGCTGATTATTTTCGGCGGCGGGAATCTGATGATGAGCGGGGCGGTGACGCTGGGCACGCTGGTCGCGTTCATTCAGTACGTGGAGCGCTTCTACCGTCCCGTACGCGATCTGGCGGAGAAGTACAATATCCTGCAAGGCGCCATGGCCGCCAGCGAGCGCGTCTTCGGTGTGATTGATCATCCCATCGAGATCGCGCCCGCGGCGCACCCCCGGATTGCCGCGGTCCCCGCGTCCCGCGACGGCCGCGAGCCGCAACGCGCCGGCGTGGCGATCGAATTTGACAAGGTCTGGTTTGCCTATCGCGGCGAGGAGTGGGTGTTGAAAGATGTGAGTTTCCGCGTGGCGCCGGGGGAGTCCATCGCGATTGTCGGCGCCACCGGTGCCGGCAAGACCACGGTGATTTCGCTCTTGAGTCGCTATTACGATATTCAGCGCGGTCAGATTCTCATCGACGGCGTGGACATCCGTGAATTCGACCTGACGGCGTTGCGACGGACCATGGGGATCGTGTTGCAGGATGTCTTCGTGTTCGCCGGGACGATCGCGGACAATATCAGTTATGGCGTTCCCGGGGTTTCGCGGGAGCGGCTGGAGCGGGCGACCGAGCTGGTGCACGCGGATCGATTCATCAAGCGATTGACCGGGGGGTACGATGAACCGGTCGTGGAACGGGGCGCCACGCTGTCCACCGGCGAACGCCAGTTGCTGGCGTTCGCGCGCGCGTTGATCTGCGAACCGCGATTATTGATTCTTGACGAGGCCACGGCGTCCATTGACACGGAGACGGAGCGGCTGATTCAGGACGCCATCGACAAGCTGCTGGTCGGTCGGACCTCGCTGATCATCGCTCACCGGCTCTCGACAATCCAGCGCTGCGACCGGATCCTGGTCTTCCACCACGGTCGGTTGCGGGAACACGGAAATCAGGCCGAGTTGCTTGCTCAAAGGGGCATCTACTACCGGCTCTACCAGTTGCAATATGGATTGAAATCGACGGAGTCCGGCCTCGCAACGGCTTGA
- a CDS encoding ABC transporter ATP-binding protein — MFALKALLPFLRPYRRPFLLGSLFALTNNAIGVLVPWLLKLAVDELQSGTTSSELGRYAGLILLVAVASGVLRFFMRYILIGVSRKVELDLRNAIFATLQRLPLSYYNRRRTGDLISRSSSDLDSVRNVLGPGIMYPIDTLTMAAFALVMMVMISGKLTLLTLAAAPVVSLSVFWLGKASYKLQTRIQEQYSALTDCAQENFAGVRVVRAFSQEQRELEKFDGLNREYVRRNLAMTKVQALFMPVMFLLFEIGTALILLIGGRAIIGGEISLGDFVAFVGYLSMLAWPMIAVGWVANLFQRGAASMKRISEILDTRPEIADPPGGRVPDFPRGEIQFDGVNFSYTGERENLGGIDLKIPAGSTVAFVGRTGSGKSTLASLVPRLLDPGTGTVRIDGIPTTEWKLAELRAMVGMVPQDALLFSDTLRNNICFGITDPDPAKFDAVTRTARLAKDVEQFHDGYHTLVGERGLTLSGGQKGRAALARALIRDPRILILDDALAAVDTHTEEEILQGLREFMRGRTSILISHRISTVKDADQIFVLDKGRLIEQGTHAELIARGGYYADLDRMQTLEAELETLESDPVA; from the coding sequence ATGTTCGCGCTGAAAGCGCTCCTGCCGTTTCTGCGACCTTACCGCCGGCCCTTTTTGCTGGGATCGCTGTTCGCGCTCACGAACAATGCGATCGGCGTGCTCGTGCCATGGCTGCTCAAACTTGCCGTGGATGAACTGCAAAGCGGAACGACGTCGAGCGAGTTGGGGCGCTACGCCGGGCTGATTCTGCTGGTCGCTGTCGCGTCCGGCGTGTTGCGCTTCTTCATGCGGTATATCCTGATCGGCGTATCGCGCAAGGTAGAACTCGATTTGCGCAACGCAATCTTCGCGACCCTGCAGCGGCTGCCGCTGTCGTATTACAACCGGCGTCGCACCGGCGACCTGATTTCGCGCTCATCGAGTGATCTCGACAGCGTGCGCAACGTGCTGGGTCCGGGTATCATGTATCCCATTGACACGCTGACGATGGCGGCGTTCGCGCTGGTTATGATGGTCATGATCTCCGGCAAACTGACGCTGTTGACGCTGGCTGCCGCGCCCGTGGTGTCGCTGTCGGTGTTCTGGCTGGGAAAGGCCAGCTACAAGCTCCAGACTCGCATTCAGGAGCAGTATTCGGCGTTGACGGATTGCGCGCAGGAGAATTTCGCCGGCGTGCGGGTCGTGCGCGCCTTCTCCCAGGAGCAGCGCGAGCTGGAGAAGTTTGACGGTTTGAACCGCGAGTACGTTCGCCGCAATCTGGCGATGACGAAGGTGCAAGCGCTGTTCATGCCGGTGATGTTCCTGCTGTTCGAGATCGGCACGGCGCTGATTCTGCTGATCGGCGGCCGCGCGATTATCGGTGGTGAAATTTCGCTGGGTGACTTCGTCGCGTTTGTCGGGTATCTCAGCATGCTGGCCTGGCCGATGATCGCGGTGGGTTGGGTGGCGAATCTGTTTCAGCGAGGCGCGGCGTCCATGAAGCGGATTTCGGAGATCCTCGATACGCGGCCGGAGATCGCGGACCCGCCCGGCGGCCGGGTCCCGGACTTCCCGCGCGGCGAGATTCAGTTCGACGGCGTGAACTTCAGTTACACGGGCGAGCGCGAGAATCTCGGCGGAATTGACCTCAAGATTCCGGCCGGGAGTACGGTGGCTTTTGTGGGCCGGACCGGCAGCGGCAAATCGACGCTGGCGTCGCTGGTGCCGCGGCTGCTCGATCCCGGTACGGGTACCGTGCGAATCGACGGCATTCCGACGACGGAATGGAAACTCGCCGAATTGCGCGCGATGGTCGGCATGGTGCCGCAGGATGCGCTGCTGTTCTCGGACACGCTGCGCAACAATATTTGCTTTGGCATCACGGATCCCGACCCCGCGAAGTTTGACGCGGTGACCCGGACCGCGCGGCTTGCGAAAGACGTGGAGCAGTTTCATGATGGCTACCACACGCTGGTCGGGGAACGCGGACTCACGCTGTCCGGCGGTCAGAAGGGACGCGCGGCCCTTGCCCGCGCACTGATCCGCGATCCGCGCATCCTGATTCTCGACGACGCGCTGGCGGCTGTGGACACACATACCGAAGAAGAGATTCTGCAGGGACTGCGCGAGTTCATGCGCGGCCGCACGTCCATTCTGATTTCCCACCGGATCTCAACCGTGAAAGACGCGGATCAGATTTTCGTGCTGGACAAGGGGCGGCTCATCGAGCAGGGCACGCACGCGGAGCTGATTGCGCGGGGCGGCTATTATGCCGACCTTGATCGCATGCAGACGCTCGAGGCGGAGCTGGAAACGTTGGAATCGGATCCCGTGGCATGA
- a CDS encoding DUF4340 domain-containing protein, protein MKKPLVGVGVLVLLLLVYWLVESRNNVVETNRAWVIEDSAKVTSIRIESTDGLVELAKEGETWRVKKPIDYPANDRSVGQLLGKLKEMNMLALITEKPEKFAEYQVDDSAGVKVRLSDGNKVEEFILGRPGPTGTTTYSRSKDNEVWEIGGNQTSTFKKKPKDWRDKTITDFDANTIQKLVLRSPTETTTLSFVDSTWKLESGATKFDAEKPLVERVTRLLAKMSSVDFADTLKTDAFNHAEFQLSAQLNTGESVDLRMMPTDTTANQYFVRKQGAASDFIIYKSTATALMKKPEDFKQKAEAVAKAK, encoded by the coding sequence ATGAAGAAACCGCTCGTGGGTGTCGGGGTCCTCGTGCTGCTGCTGCTGGTCTATTGGCTGGTGGAGTCACGCAATAACGTCGTGGAAACGAATCGCGCGTGGGTGATCGAAGACAGCGCGAAAGTCACGTCGATTCGCATCGAGTCCACCGACGGTTTGGTCGAGCTGGCCAAGGAGGGCGAAACGTGGCGGGTGAAGAAGCCCATCGATTATCCGGCCAACGACCGCTCGGTCGGGCAACTGCTCGGCAAGCTGAAAGAGATGAACATGCTCGCGTTGATCACCGAGAAGCCGGAGAAGTTCGCGGAATACCAGGTTGACGACAGCGCGGGCGTGAAGGTCCGGCTGTCGGATGGGAACAAGGTTGAGGAGTTCATTCTGGGCAGGCCCGGCCCGACGGGGACGACGACCTATTCGCGCTCGAAGGACAACGAAGTCTGGGAGATCGGCGGCAATCAGACGAGCACGTTCAAGAAGAAGCCGAAGGATTGGCGCGACAAGACGATCACCGACTTCGACGCGAACACGATTCAGAAACTGGTCCTGCGGTCCCCCACGGAAACCACGACGTTGTCATTCGTGGATTCGACATGGAAGTTGGAGAGCGGCGCGACGAAGTTCGATGCGGAGAAGCCGTTGGTCGAGCGTGTCACGCGCCTGCTGGCGAAGATGTCCTCCGTCGATTTCGCGGATACGTTGAAGACTGACGCGTTCAACCATGCCGAGTTTCAGCTTTCGGCTCAGTTGAACACCGGCGAGTCCGTGGACCTGCGCATGATGCCGACCGACACGACCGCCAATCAGTACTTTGTGCGCAAACAGGGAGCGGCCAGCGACTTTATCATCTACAAGAGTACGGCGACGGCGCTGATGAAGAAACCCGAAGATTTCAAGCAGAAGGCCGAAGCTGTCGCGAAAGCCAAGTAG
- a CDS encoding Gldg family protein gives MKKKTWSASSISSLLIVLAIIVVVNLIGLRLFARADLTENKIYTLSAASRRVVGGLEDRMTIKAYFTKNLPPPYNANARYVEDALEDYRSYSKGNLAIEFVDPADEAELEAEAGKYRIQPVQVNVLEKDNVQLKKAYMGLVLIYGDKHETIPLIQTVDNFEYEVTSAVIRLTSEKMPKVGFLGNFGTPDLGQALRTITTALSKHYEVVPVNTKSGNSLIDPSIDVLCVVSPTEALDEWTKFCLDQYVMQGGKVGWFVNKTKADVQTSMASAAQLNIDDLTRQWGFIIANNLVCDLNASMINVQQQQGFFTITNLVRYPSFPEIRDFNQQSPIVKDFQTLNVFFPSSIDTMQPSNGHVEFTPLFSTSEATKVQVRSFDINPMGQPKREEYTGGKKLLGVTLQGTFGSAFVGRPAPPPSDSLAGPPSVQIVTQSPESRMVVIGDGNFAQGQYSQQGGPGMILFLNAVDWLSQDNDLISIRSREAAIRPLKPDITDATKRTVKIANMIGPPALVLLFGMFRWTARRNRTKGAAL, from the coding sequence ATGAAGAAAAAGACTTGGTCCGCATCGTCGATCTCCTCGCTGCTGATTGTGTTGGCCATCATTGTGGTGGTGAACCTGATCGGATTGCGGTTGTTCGCGCGCGCCGACCTCACGGAAAACAAGATTTACACGTTGAGCGCGGCCTCGCGACGCGTGGTCGGCGGGTTGGAAGACCGCATGACCATCAAGGCGTATTTCACCAAGAATCTGCCGCCGCCCTATAACGCCAATGCGCGCTACGTCGAGGACGCGCTCGAGGATTATCGCTCCTATAGCAAGGGCAATCTGGCGATTGAGTTTGTCGATCCGGCGGACGAAGCCGAGCTGGAAGCCGAAGCGGGCAAGTACCGGATTCAGCCCGTGCAGGTAAACGTCCTCGAGAAGGACAACGTCCAGCTCAAAAAGGCTTACATGGGCTTGGTGCTGATTTACGGCGACAAGCACGAAACGATTCCCCTGATTCAGACGGTTGATAACTTCGAGTATGAAGTGACATCGGCGGTGATCCGCCTGACTTCGGAGAAGATGCCGAAAGTCGGTTTCCTCGGCAATTTTGGCACGCCCGATCTCGGCCAGGCGCTGCGGACCATCACGACGGCGCTGTCCAAGCACTATGAGGTCGTGCCGGTGAACACGAAGTCCGGCAACAGCCTGATCGATCCGAGTATCGACGTGCTGTGCGTGGTCAGTCCGACCGAAGCGCTGGACGAGTGGACGAAGTTTTGTTTGGACCAGTACGTGATGCAGGGCGGCAAGGTCGGCTGGTTCGTCAACAAGACCAAGGCCGACGTTCAAACGTCGATGGCCAGCGCCGCGCAGCTCAACATCGACGACTTGACGCGCCAGTGGGGGTTCATCATCGCGAACAATCTGGTTTGCGACCTGAACGCGTCGATGATCAACGTCCAGCAGCAGCAGGGCTTCTTCACGATCACGAATCTGGTGCGCTATCCGTCCTTCCCGGAAATTCGGGATTTCAATCAGCAGAGTCCGATCGTGAAGGACTTTCAGACGTTGAACGTGTTCTTCCCGAGTTCCATCGACACGATGCAGCCGTCCAACGGGCACGTTGAATTCACGCCGCTGTTTTCCACCAGCGAAGCCACGAAGGTTCAGGTCCGCAGCTTCGACATCAATCCGATGGGACAACCGAAGCGCGAAGAGTACACCGGCGGGAAGAAGCTGCTCGGGGTGACCTTGCAGGGCACCTTCGGTTCGGCCTTCGTGGGCCGGCCGGCGCCGCCGCCGTCAGACTCGCTGGCCGGTCCGCCGAGTGTGCAGATTGTGACGCAGAGTCCGGAGTCGCGCATGGTAGTGATCGGCGACGGCAATTTCGCGCAGGGGCAGTACTCGCAGCAGGGCGGGCCGGGCATGATTCTGTTTCTGAATGCGGTGGACTGGTTGTCGCAGGACAACGATCTGATTTCGATTCGCTCGCGCGAGGCGGCGATTCGTCCGCTGAAGCCGGATATCACTGACGCGACGAAGCGAACCGTAAAGATCGCGAACATGATCGGTCCGCCGGCGCTGGTCTTGCTGTTCGGGATGTTTCGCTGGACGGCGCGGCGCAATCGCACGAAGGGAGCGGCGCTATGA
- a CDS encoding ABC transporter permease subunit has protein sequence MDNILVIFKRELRSYFDSAAAYIVLTFFLLVSGYFFTQNLFLANQANLRTLFGIVPLLFMFFIPAISMRLIAEERKSGTIELLFTYPIKDSEIIIGKYLAALGLVAALLAFTLVYAISVSTLGDLDGGQVVAGYLGLLLLAAAYLAIGVLASALTENQIVAFIIALAISFFFFILDKVLFYVPAVLANVLEYMAIEYHFNNISRGVIDTRNLIYYASLIFAGLFLASHALSRRKGD, from the coding sequence ATGGACAATATTCTGGTCATCTTTAAGCGCGAACTGCGATCGTACTTCGATTCCGCCGCGGCCTACATCGTGCTGACATTTTTCTTGCTGGTATCGGGCTATTTTTTCACGCAGAACCTGTTTCTGGCCAATCAGGCGAATCTGCGAACGCTGTTCGGGATCGTGCCGCTGCTGTTCATGTTTTTCATTCCGGCGATTTCGATGCGGCTGATCGCGGAAGAGCGGAAGTCGGGCACGATCGAGCTGTTGTTTACTTACCCGATCAAGGATTCCGAGATCATCATCGGCAAGTATCTGGCCGCGCTGGGGCTGGTGGCGGCGCTGCTGGCGTTCACGCTGGTGTACGCGATTTCGGTGAGCACGCTGGGCGATCTGGACGGGGGGCAGGTGGTGGCGGGCTATCTCGGCTTGCTGCTGCTGGCGGCGGCCTATCTGGCCATCGGCGTGCTGGCCTCGGCCTTGACGGAGAACCAGATCGTGGCGTTCATCATTGCGCTGGCGATTTCGTTCTTCTTTTTCATTTTGGACAAGGTGCTGTTCTACGTGCCGGCGGTGCTGGCCAATGTGCTCGAGTACATGGCCATCGAGTATCATTTCAATAACATCTCCCGTGGCGTGATCGACACGCGCAATCTGATCTACTATGCGTCGCTGATCTTCGCGGGACTGTTTCTGGCAAGCCATGCGCTGTCGCGGCGCAAGGGCGACTAA
- a CDS encoding ATP-binding cassette domain-containing protein, whose protein sequence is MIQLNQVSKSYGGAQAVDDITVSIPSGQILGFLGPNGAGKTTTMRMITCYMPPTKGQITVDGLDVEEQSLEVRKKIGYLPEMAPVYQDMNVVDYLKYVSELRRIPLDRRSKRIKEVIDRCGLGQVLGKDVGQLSKGYRQRVGLAQAIIHDPQILVMDEPTAGLDPNQIAEIRMLIKELGREKTVILSTHILSEVQATCSRIIIINQGKVVADDTPESLQAEAQGRGVLLATVRTTAADAVSKAKGLTGVAEVRPIPSPSGTSRLRIETATNFDVREPFYHLAVKENWVILEMTLETRSLEDVFHRLTT, encoded by the coding sequence ATGATTCAACTGAATCAGGTTAGCAAATCGTACGGCGGCGCTCAGGCGGTGGACGACATTACCGTGTCGATCCCCAGCGGACAGATTCTCGGCTTTCTCGGTCCCAACGGGGCGGGGAAGACTACGACGATGCGCATGATCACGTGTTACATGCCTCCGACGAAGGGCCAGATCACGGTGGATGGCCTGGATGTCGAGGAGCAATCTCTGGAGGTGCGCAAGAAGATCGGCTACCTCCCCGAGATGGCTCCGGTCTATCAGGACATGAACGTCGTTGACTACCTCAAGTATGTCTCCGAATTGCGGCGCATCCCGCTCGATCGACGCTCGAAGCGGATCAAGGAAGTGATTGACCGCTGCGGACTCGGGCAAGTTCTGGGTAAAGATGTTGGTCAGCTTTCGAAGGGCTATCGGCAGCGCGTCGGTCTGGCGCAGGCGATCATCCATGATCCGCAGATTCTGGTGATGGATGAGCCGACCGCGGGTCTCGATCCGAATCAGATCGCGGAGATTCGCATGCTGATCAAGGAGCTGGGCCGCGAGAAGACCGTGATTCTCTCGACGCACATTCTGTCCGAAGTGCAGGCGACCTGTTCGCGGATTATCATTATCAATCAGGGCAAAGTCGTGGCGGACGACACCCCGGAAAGTCTGCAAGCCGAAGCGCAGGGCCGCGGCGTTCTGCTCGCCACGGTACGTACGACAGCCGCCGATGCGGTCAGCAAGGCGAAGGGCCTGACGGGAGTCGCGGAGGTGCGGCCGATCCCGAGTCCAAGCGGCACGTCGCGTCTGCGCATCGAGACGGCAACGAATTTCGACGTCCGCGAACCGTTCTATCATCTCGCGGTGAAAGAGAACTGGGTGATCCTGGAGATGACGCTGGAAACGCGGAGCCTCGAGGATGTCTTCCACCGGCTCACGACCTGA